A stretch of DNA from candidate division WOR-3 bacterium:
GAAAAAGCTGAAGACAGCAGAAAAGAGTACTTTTTAAGAGAGCAAATGAGAGCGATAAAAAAAGAACTCGGGGAAAAGGACGAAAACGCCAGAGATATAGGGGAAATCCAGGAAAAAATGGAGAAAGTCGCACTTACAGAAGAAGCGAGAAAAGCGTGCGAAAAGGAAATCGAAAGGTTAAACCAAATGCCACCAGCTTCCGCGGAGTATTCAGTATCAAGGACATATATTGACTGGATTTTGGATCTTCCCTGGAACTTGTACACCAAGGACAAGGCGAACCTGCGGAACGCGAAAAAAATTCTCGACTCGGACCACTATGATCTCAAGGAAGTCAAGGAGCGAATACTCGAATTTATCGCAGTGAGAAAACTGAAAAATGACGTCAAGAGTCCCATAATTTGTTTTTTGGGTCCTCCTGGAGTGGGCAAAACTTCCCTCGGTCAGTCTATTGCAAAGACCCTGGGCAGAAAATTCGTAAGATTCTCTCTTGGAGGGATTAGAGACGAAGCCGAGATAAGAGGGCACAGAAGAACATACGTCGGAGCAATGCCGGGAAGAATAATCCAAGGCATTAGAAGAGCTGAATCTGCAAATCCCCTTTTCATGCTCGATGAAATAGACAAACTAGGAGTCGATTTTCGCGGGGATCCTGCATCAGCGCTTCTCGAAGTTCTCGACCCAGAGCAAAACTCCACTTTCAGGGACCATTACCTTGACCTTTCCTTCGACCTTTCTAAAGTATTGTTTATAATGACAGCCAACACGACGGCTACAATCCCACCCGCTCTTCTCGACAGAATGGAAATTATTGAACTTCCGGGCTACACGAACTTTGAGAAGATTCAAATAGCAAAAATCCACCTCTTGCCAAAACAGTTAAAAGAAAACGGCCTAGACGATAAAAATTTAAACTTCAAGAATGAAGCGATTGAAACGATAATTGCCAACTACACATTCGAAGCCGGCGTCAGAAACCTTGAGAGAAACATCGCCAACATTTGCAGAAAAATCGCAAAAAAAATAGCCTCTTCCCCTTCGATTGAGAAAAAAGAGATCCAAATCACGAAAAAATCGGTTGAAGCATTTTTGGGCCCGCCAAGGCAGATTCACGAAAAGAAACTTCCGGCGCCTCAAGCAGGAATTTCAACCGGACTCGCGTGGACACCTAACGGAGGTGAAATACTGTTTATCGAATCTGTGTTCATGCCGGGAAAAGGGAGTCTAATACTCACCGGACAGCTTGGAGAGGTAATGAAAGAATCTGCCATGGCGGCTCTCACGTATTTGAAATCTACAATGAAATCAAAAGACGCAAAGCAGGATTTCTTCATAAACAACGACTTCCACGTTCATGTACCCGCTGGAGCGATTCCAAAAGACGGTCCTTCCGCGGGAGTCGCTATTTTCTCTTCGCTCTACAGCAAGATAAACAACGTCAAGCTGAAAAACGATATCGCCATGACCGGAGAAATAACTCTGACAGGAAGAGTATTGCCGGTTGGAGGAATAGAAAACAAAGTTTTGGCGGCTAAAAGAGCCGGTATCTTCAACGTCATTCTGCCGAAAGAAAACTCTGCGGATTTTTCGCAAATTTCCGTTGAAAAAAAGAAAGGCGTAAAACCTTTTTACGTCGACAGCATTGAGAAAGTTTTAAAACACGTTATATGCAAAAAGGGAGAGTAATTTGATCTGCGAACTTTTAAAACCCGAAAATATAATTATCAGCAATGATAATCTGAACTTCGAACAAACTCTCGACTCGCTTGTCAGCGTTCTGGCTCTGAGGTCCGAAACAAAAAATCTGTGGAAAGATTTTCTTCTCAAACGCGAAGAACTTATTTCATCGAGACTCGGAAAAGGAGTTATGATTTTCAGGGCTTGGCCGGTTCAGACAGATAGAGTCTATTTTTCTTTGGGAATATTCCCACAGGGGCTTGAAATAGAAACTTTTGATGGCGAAAAAATAAAAATTGCCGGTCTTCTGGCGGCTCCAAAAGAAAATGAAAGCGAATACCACGAAAATCTAGTTTCTGTGCTTCGGCTGTTCAACGAGAATTCTTTGAGAGACGATTTAATTCTGAGTCAAGAACCTTCGAAAATACTGCAGCTAATAAAAGACGAGGAGAGCGAACTTGAGAAAACCGTCTGATTCAAACAATTTTTCTACGACTTATAGAACTCATCTCTGCGGTGAAATTGACCCAGTACTTGAAGGTGAAATCGTCAAGGTATGCGGATGGGTGAACAGCATCAGAAAACACGGAGGCGTGACTTTCATGGATCTGAGAGACAGATCCGGAATAGTTCAAGTTGTCATGCATCCAGGTAAGGTAAAAGAAATACCCTTCAAGTTGGAATCCTCTGTTTTCGCAGAGGGAAAAGTTGTTAAAAGACCTGAAAACATGATAAACAGAGACATAATCACAGGCGAAATAGAGATTGAGGCGTCTTCCGTCTCACTTCTCTCCGACACAATACCCCTTCCTTTT
This window harbors:
- a CDS encoding PTS sugar transporter subunit IIA, with the translated sequence MICELLKPENIIISNDNLNFEQTLDSLVSVLALRSETKNLWKDFLLKREELISSRLGKGVMIFRAWPVQTDRVYFSLGIFPQGLEIETFDGEKIKIAGLLAAPKENESEYHENLVSVLRLFNENSLRDDLILSQEPSKILQLIKDEESELEKTV
- the lon gene encoding endopeptidase La — encoded protein: MALEKQLIYPNLPLVVVVSSQQDIDMINEILKSRDKSLVAALKKENFEAGSPKEDQIYDIGVVSLVTKLMNYDENYRIIIQGRKRVRLQKIFDGGKYSKAECVAVDDTHESGIETEALHRSLQNAFIDLIEETPAIPPELKMVIKEIDKPGSLADFVSMHINMDLKERQKILETTNVRDRLKFVLEKVTDELKIAKVASKIRRDVEEKAEDSRKEYFLREQMRAIKKELGEKDENARDIGEIQEKMEKVALTEEARKACEKEIERLNQMPPASAEYSVSRTYIDWILDLPWNLYTKDKANLRNAKKILDSDHYDLKEVKERILEFIAVRKLKNDVKSPIICFLGPPGVGKTSLGQSIAKTLGRKFVRFSLGGIRDEAEIRGHRRTYVGAMPGRIIQGIRRAESANPLFMLDEIDKLGVDFRGDPASALLEVLDPEQNSTFRDHYLDLSFDLSKVLFIMTANTTATIPPALLDRMEIIELPGYTNFEKIQIAKIHLLPKQLKENGLDDKNLNFKNEAIETIIANYTFEAGVRNLERNIANICRKIAKKIASSPSIEKKEIQITKKSVEAFLGPPRQIHEKKLPAPQAGISTGLAWTPNGGEILFIESVFMPGKGSLILTGQLGEVMKESAMAALTYLKSTMKSKDAKQDFFINNDFHVHVPAGAIPKDGPSAGVAIFSSLYSKINNVKLKNDIAMTGEITLTGRVLPVGGIENKVLAAKRAGIFNVILPKENSADFSQISVEKKKGVKPFYVDSIEKVLKHVICKKGE